From a single Nostoc sp. MS1 genomic region:
- a CDS encoding type I polyketide synthase — protein sequence MAANPIDTALAELEAQINNCEKALLRCIEEKKMKSEKPMSINKINRQLQHNPIAIIGMASLLPEARNLRQYWQNIVNKIDCITDVPASHWSVEDYYDPNPRTPEDKTYCKRGGFIPEVDFNPMEFGIPPSILEVTDVSQLLSLVVAKEAMDDAGYGDSREFNRELVGVILGVAMAKQLGMPLSARLEYPVWEKVLKSSGLSDEDTKKIVDKIKSAYVKWDENAFPGMLANVVAGRIANRLNFGGMNCVVDAACASSFGALKMAISELVEHRADMMLTGGVDTDNTIMAYISFSKTPAVSPSESVKPFDAKSDGMMLGEGICMLVLKRLEDAERDGDKIYAVIKGIGTSSDGRYKSIYAPRKEGQVNALRRAYEDAGFSPATVGLMEAHGTGTMAGDPTEFGSLRDFFGEHDNKKQHIALGSVKSQIGHTKAAAGAASLIKTALALHHKVLPPTINITEPNPKLKIEDSAFYLNTDTRPWIRPEGEPPRRAGVSSFGFGGTNYHVVLEEYEAEQNRPYRLHNSAREILLFASNPAELLKQCEEVLGKLQSEGGDRHYSQLVQDSQSVEIPLNAARVGFVTENLQEACKFLQTSIDWLKLKAGAANWEHPQGIYYRASGMELGGKVVSLFSGQGSQYLEMGKELVMNFPTLRRLFGYMDGLLLKDNLRPLSEIVFPNPVFSEAEKNTQVAALQRTEYAQPAIGALSAGLYAILKQAGFKSDFVAGHSFGEITALWAAGVLSDADYMYLVKARGQAMAAPEDPDHDAGTMLAVKEDINKIEPIIKQFPQVSIANYNSPTQVVLAGPTAEIAKVRQALQAQGYAAVQLPVSAAFHTSLIAFAQKSFAIATKSVQFQEPKIPVFTNVTGKAYPKEPQAIQKILETHLANSVLFKQEIENIYAAGGTCFVEFGPKRILTNLVKDILGDRPHTTISLNPSTQKNSDRSLREAVVQMRVLGMQLKNLDPYQAPVTLPPADKKKALSVTLRGINYVSDKSKKAWEEALNDGFKVSLPPAIAEVVAPTIATSSPLPTPHSLLPKETNGNGHHKLTELPKVLENSTTITTLKPEMNSAIVSPQLAEEKTMQTPEKLDNYKRVLESLEYLTTQFQKNQTENLQVHGTYLNHQMEYTKAFFQLMQQQNSLFANAKSSQEAAQLKLVVMESLERSMMQFHSQQGETLRIHEKYLQEQVAYARNFFELIQQQYSMVLSAQVNAPVSETPVKEVPAFTIETPVISAPVEPQPESVVKNSFSIADAPVAPAPTTWQIQSEPVVETPAPAAIISTIEPVVEAPVVAPLVTQVVEIAPAPAPVATPAVDVADLDKNLLAIISDKTGYPVEMLEMEMDMEADLGIDSIKRVEILGGLQELYPNLPKPNLEELAEKRTIGQIVDYLQANAAISHTVEVAIQQAQQAVEMVAPVATATIPTPEVVVVPEPVAIPATPEPEVVKDSADYADLAQTLLNITSEKTGYPVEMLELDMDMEADLGIDSIKRVEILGAMQDTYPNLPKPNIEELGDLRTIGQIVDYLQKLVGGEKKKSQPEREWQPVRIIENVQRRPAKLKYLPAPDSLDFSLPEGHICLITDDGSLTTSQVAQSLTERGWKVVVLSFPQSLVPQESPLPASVNRVTLADMSEELLQHKLSAIATNYGTISAFIHLHPTFQNQGLYIPQEKAIVKHIFFMAKHLKKSLTEAGRYNRSCFFTVTQLDGAFGLEHNTNYGAIAGGLFGLVKTLRWEWPTVFTRGLDLSPTLNPQQSAQHIVDELFDSNLCVTEVAHNSQGRFTLISSFE from the coding sequence ATGGCTGCTAATCCAATTGATACTGCCTTAGCGGAGTTAGAAGCCCAAATAAATAACTGCGAAAAGGCTTTGTTGAGGTGTATTGAGGAAAAAAAAATGAAATCAGAAAAACCAATGTCAATCAACAAAATTAACAGACAACTACAACATAATCCTATAGCCATCATTGGTATGGCCTCCCTCCTACCCGAAGCGAGAAACTTACGGCAGTATTGGCAAAACATAGTTAATAAAATTGATTGTATTACTGATGTTCCCGCCAGTCATTGGAGCGTAGAAGATTATTACGACCCCAACCCCAGAACACCCGAAGATAAAACCTATTGTAAACGAGGCGGGTTTATTCCAGAGGTTGATTTTAACCCAATGGAATTTGGTATTCCTCCCAGTATTTTGGAAGTTACCGACGTTTCGCAACTATTAAGTTTAGTAGTTGCGAAAGAAGCTATGGATGATGCTGGTTATGGTGATTCCCGCGAATTTAACCGCGAGTTGGTAGGGGTAATTTTAGGCGTGGCGATGGCGAAACAATTAGGTATGCCATTGTCTGCACGGTTGGAATATCCAGTGTGGGAAAAAGTCCTCAAAAGCAGTGGACTCTCCGACGAAGATACTAAGAAAATCGTCGATAAAATCAAAAGCGCTTACGTCAAGTGGGATGAGAACGCCTTCCCCGGTATGTTAGCTAACGTTGTCGCCGGACGTATCGCCAACCGCTTGAACTTTGGCGGGATGAACTGCGTAGTGGATGCTGCTTGTGCTAGTTCCTTCGGTGCGTTGAAGATGGCGATTAGTGAATTAGTCGAACATCGCGCCGATATGATGCTAACTGGTGGTGTGGATACAGATAACACCATCATGGCTTACATCTCCTTCAGCAAAACCCCAGCCGTATCTCCCAGTGAGAGCGTCAAACCCTTCGATGCTAAATCTGATGGGATGATGTTGGGTGAAGGTATCTGTATGCTGGTACTGAAGCGCCTGGAAGATGCAGAACGTGATGGCGACAAAATCTATGCAGTCATCAAAGGTATTGGTACTTCCAGCGATGGACGCTATAAGAGTATATATGCGCCCCGCAAAGAAGGACAAGTTAACGCCCTCCGCCGCGCTTACGAAGATGCAGGTTTCTCCCCCGCTACCGTCGGTCTGATGGAAGCCCACGGTACAGGGACAATGGCTGGCGACCCCACTGAGTTCGGTTCTTTAAGAGACTTCTTTGGCGAACACGACAATAAAAAGCAGCATATCGCTTTGGGTAGTGTAAAATCCCAAATCGGTCACACCAAAGCGGCTGCGGGTGCTGCAAGTCTAATTAAAACAGCCTTGGCTCTGCATCATAAAGTATTACCACCCACAATTAATATTACTGAGCCTAATCCCAAGCTCAAAATAGAAGATTCAGCTTTCTATCTCAACACCGATACCAGACCTTGGATTCGCCCAGAAGGTGAACCACCAAGACGCGCTGGTGTAAGTTCCTTCGGGTTCGGTGGGACAAACTACCACGTAGTTTTGGAAGAATACGAAGCAGAACAAAACCGCCCTTACCGCTTACATAATAGCGCCCGTGAAATCTTATTGTTTGCATCCAACCCGGCGGAACTTCTCAAGCAGTGTGAGGAAGTTTTAGGTAAGTTGCAATCAGAAGGTGGTGACAGACACTACTCCCAATTGGTGCAAGATTCCCAATCTGTAGAAATTCCCCTCAATGCGGCGAGAGTGGGTTTTGTAACTGAGAATCTGCAAGAAGCTTGCAAATTCTTACAAACCAGCATCGACTGGCTGAAGTTGAAAGCTGGCGCGGCTAACTGGGAACATCCCCAAGGTATTTACTACCGCGCTTCCGGTATGGAATTAGGCGGTAAGGTTGTCTCCCTGTTCTCTGGTCAAGGTTCCCAATACCTAGAAATGGGTAAGGAATTGGTGATGAACTTCCCCACCCTGCGCCGTTTGTTCGGTTACATGGATGGGCTGTTACTCAAAGACAACTTACGCCCCTTGTCCGAGATTGTTTTCCCCAACCCTGTGTTCTCGGAAGCAGAGAAAAATACTCAAGTTGCAGCACTGCAACGCACAGAATACGCACAACCAGCGATAGGGGCTTTGAGTGCTGGACTTTACGCCATCCTCAAACAAGCCGGGTTTAAGTCTGACTTTGTAGCCGGACACAGCTTTGGCGAAATCACAGCTTTGTGGGCTGCGGGTGTGTTGAGTGACGCAGATTATATGTACCTAGTGAAAGCTAGGGGTCAAGCAATGGCTGCGCCAGAAGACCCAGACCATGATGCAGGTACAATGTTAGCTGTCAAAGAAGACATCAACAAAATTGAACCCATCATCAAGCAGTTCCCTCAAGTTAGCATCGCTAATTACAATTCTCCTACTCAGGTTGTTTTAGCAGGGCCGACCGCCGAAATTGCCAAAGTCCGTCAAGCTTTACAAGCCCAAGGTTACGCGGCTGTACAGTTACCAGTCTCCGCCGCCTTCCACACCTCACTGATTGCTTTCGCTCAGAAATCATTTGCGATCGCCACTAAATCAGTCCAATTCCAAGAACCAAAAATCCCTGTATTCACCAACGTTACAGGTAAAGCCTATCCCAAAGAACCCCAAGCGATTCAAAAAATCCTGGAAACCCACCTGGCTAACTCGGTGTTGTTTAAGCAGGAGATTGAAAATATCTACGCGGCTGGCGGTACTTGCTTCGTAGAATTTGGGCCGAAGCGCATCCTCACCAACTTGGTGAAAGATATTTTAGGCGATCGCCCCCACACTACCATATCTTTGAACCCCAGCACCCAGAAAAACAGCGATCGCTCTCTGCGGGAAGCCGTGGTACAAATGCGTGTGCTAGGTATGCAGTTGAAAAACCTCGACCCATACCAAGCCCCAGTCACCCTACCCCCAGCTGATAAAAAGAAAGCTCTGAGTGTCACCTTACGGGGTATCAACTATGTCTCAGACAAGAGCAAAAAAGCTTGGGAAGAAGCACTAAACGACGGTTTCAAAGTATCTTTACCCCCTGCGATCGCTGAAGTTGTAGCACCAACAATAGCTACATCTTCCCCACTCCCCACTCCCCACTCCCTACTCCCCAAAGAGACTAACGGGAACGGACACCACAAACTCACCGAACTGCCCAAAGTTTTAGAAAATTCTACTACTATTACCACTCTCAAACCTGAAATGAACTCTGCGATCGTTTCACCCCAACTAGCCGAAGAAAAGACAATGCAAACACCAGAGAAACTGGACAACTACAAGCGAGTGCTAGAAAGCTTAGAGTACCTGACAACTCAGTTCCAAAAAAACCAAACTGAGAACTTACAAGTTCATGGTACTTACCTCAACCATCAGATGGAATATACCAAAGCCTTCTTCCAACTGATGCAGCAACAAAATTCCCTGTTTGCCAATGCTAAATCTTCTCAAGAAGCTGCCCAGCTAAAGCTAGTTGTGATGGAAAGCTTAGAGCGCAGCATGATGCAGTTTCATTCCCAACAAGGTGAAACCCTCCGCATCCATGAAAAATACCTTCAGGAACAGGTAGCATACGCCAGAAATTTCTTTGAATTAATTCAACAACAATATTCAATGGTGTTGTCTGCTCAGGTGAATGCGCCAGTAAGTGAAACACCAGTCAAGGAAGTTCCTGCTTTCACCATCGAAACACCCGTAATTTCCGCTCCCGTCGAGCCTCAACCTGAGTCTGTAGTCAAAAACAGCTTCAGCATCGCTGATGCACCTGTTGCACCTGCGCCTACAACTTGGCAAATTCAGTCTGAACCTGTAGTAGAAACACCTGCACCAGCTGCTATTATCTCCACCATCGAACCTGTAGTGGAAGCGCCTGTAGTTGCACCCTTAGTTACCCAAGTTGTAGAAATTGCGCCTGCACCTGCACCTGTAGCTACACCAGCCGTTGATGTTGCTGACTTGGATAAAAACCTCTTAGCAATTATCAGTGACAAGACAGGCTACCCTGTAGAAATGCTGGAAATGGAAATGGACATGGAGGCAGACTTAGGTATTGACTCCATCAAACGGGTAGAAATTCTCGGTGGATTACAAGAATTGTATCCTAACCTACCCAAGCCCAACTTAGAAGAACTGGCAGAAAAACGTACCATCGGTCAAATCGTTGACTATCTGCAAGCCAACGCTGCAATCAGCCACACCGTAGAAGTAGCCATTCAGCAAGCACAACAAGCAGTTGAGATGGTAGCACCAGTTGCCACTGCAACTATACCTACACCTGAAGTTGTAGTTGTGCCTGAGCCAGTAGCTATCCCTGCAACTCCTGAGCCGGAAGTTGTAAAAGATAGTGCAGATTACGCAGATTTGGCGCAAACCCTACTCAACATCACCAGTGAGAAAACAGGCTACCCGGTAGAAATGCTGGAACTCGACATGGACATGGAAGCCGACTTAGGTATCGACTCCATCAAACGGGTAGAAATTCTGGGAGCAATGCAAGATACATACCCCAACCTACCCAAACCCAACATTGAAGAATTAGGCGACCTCCGCACCATCGGTCAAATCGTAGACTACCTCCAGAAGCTGGTGGGAGGTGAAAAAAAAAAGTCTCAGCCTGAGCGCGAGTGGCAGCCAGTCCGCATAATCGAGAACGTCCAACGCCGTCCAGCCAAACTTAAATACCTCCCCGCACCGGATAGCTTGGACTTTTCTTTACCAGAGGGACACATCTGTTTAATTACCGATGATGGCTCCCTCACCACCTCCCAAGTCGCCCAGTCCCTCACAGAACGCGGTTGGAAAGTTGTAGTTTTAAGCTTCCCCCAATCCCTAGTTCCCCAAGAATCGCCCTTACCCGCCAGCGTTAACCGCGTCACCCTCGCAGATATGAGCGAAGAACTGCTACAACATAAATTATCTGCGATCGCCACCAACTACGGCACAATCAGCGCTTTCATCCACCTCCACCCCACATTCCAAAATCAAGGGCTTTACATACCACAAGAAAAAGCGATTGTCAAGCACATATTCTTCATGGCCAAACACCTGAAGAAATCCCTCACCGAAGCCGGACGCTACAATCGCAGTTGTTTCTTCACAGTCACCCAGTTAGATGGAGCCTTCGGACTTGAGCATAACACCAACTATGGCGCGATCGCTGGCGGTTTATTTGGATTAGTCAAAACCCTGAGATGGGAATGGCCAACAGTATTCACCAGAGGCTTAGACTTAAGCCCCACCCTCAACCCCCAACAATCAGCACAACACATAGTTGACGAACTCTTCGACTCTAACCTCTGTGTCACCGAAGTAGCTCACAATTCTCAAGGACGCTTCACCCTCATCAGTTCCTTCGAGTAA
- a CDS encoding SDR family NAD(P)-dependent oxidoreductase: protein MTTLTLVRSVFVVSGGAKGITAQCVIELAKHQPCTFILLGRSEVIENEPDFARDCVEESALKKAIMQHLLTQGEKPTPMSVQKIYHKIVSSREIKATLAAIAATGSKVEYLDVDVTDVAQLQQKLAAVSERVGTITGIIHGAGNLADKLIEKKTDQDFEKVYTAKVQGLENLLTCIDAKQLQHLVLFSSVAGFYGNIGQSDYAIANEILNKSAHLIKQNNPQCHVVAINWGGWDSGMVTPELKKAFAERGIDIIPVDVGTKMLVNELHPSHRDSTQVVIGSPIIPPPTPLDPQLRSYRLRRRLTLEANPFLHDHVIAGTAVLPATCAMSWMIHACEECYPGYKYFSCNDFKVLKGITFNQTLAREHILEIQELAKNGSESIEFQTTILSKTPEGKTHYHFRAHIKIVQKSPEPPIYDFVNLKEDNIITTIGKDFYQQGASSLFHGPAFQKITRVININPEKITTECFWATIPYEVQGQFPIKGHNPYATDLSTQPLWVWLSHFHQEVCLPGQLTQSEQFRDIPCDEPFYVSCEVLNKTATGLTANFMLHDTEGKLYSRILAAKAIIAPMNLHKPK from the coding sequence ATGACTACACTGACTCTAGTTCGTTCGGTTTTTGTTGTAAGTGGTGGTGCAAAGGGAATTACAGCCCAGTGTGTAATTGAACTAGCCAAGCACCAACCTTGTACATTTATTCTCCTCGGTCGGTCGGAAGTTATCGAAAATGAGCCAGACTTTGCCCGTGACTGTGTTGAGGAGTCGGCTTTAAAAAAAGCGATTATGCAGCATCTCCTCACCCAAGGAGAAAAGCCTACACCGATGAGTGTGCAGAAGATTTATCACAAAATTGTATCTAGTCGGGAAATTAAAGCGACCTTGGCTGCGATCGCCGCTACAGGCTCCAAGGTAGAATATCTCGATGTTGATGTGACTGATGTTGCCCAGTTACAGCAAAAGTTAGCAGCTGTATCCGAACGTGTGGGAACCATCACCGGAATTATTCACGGTGCTGGTAACTTAGCTGATAAGTTGATTGAGAAGAAGACAGATCAGGATTTTGAAAAGGTTTACACCGCAAAGGTGCAAGGGTTAGAGAATTTGCTGACTTGCATTGATGCGAAACAACTACAGCATTTAGTATTGTTTTCCTCCGTAGCTGGATTTTATGGGAATATTGGACAATCAGATTATGCGATCGCTAATGAAATCCTGAACAAATCTGCTCACTTAATTAAACAAAACAATCCCCAGTGTCACGTAGTCGCCATCAACTGGGGTGGTTGGGACAGTGGAATGGTGACACCAGAACTCAAAAAAGCCTTTGCGGAACGGGGAATTGATATCATTCCTGTGGACGTTGGCACAAAAATGTTAGTTAATGAACTACATCCCAGCCACCGAGATTCTACACAAGTGGTAATTGGTAGCCCCATCATCCCACCACCCACACCCCTAGACCCTCAACTACGCAGCTATCGCCTTCGTCGCCGCCTCACACTAGAGGCTAACCCTTTCCTACATGACCATGTAATTGCAGGTACAGCAGTCCTCCCAGCCACCTGTGCCATGTCTTGGATGATTCACGCTTGCGAAGAATGCTATCCAGGTTATAAGTATTTCAGTTGCAATGACTTCAAAGTATTGAAGGGAATTACCTTCAATCAAACCCTAGCCAGAGAACACATTTTAGAAATACAAGAACTAGCTAAAAATGGTTCTGAATCTATCGAATTTCAGACTACCATTCTCAGCAAAACTCCTGAAGGTAAAACTCACTATCACTTCCGCGCTCATATTAAAATCGTCCAAAAATCACCAGAACCACCAATTTACGACTTCGTAAATCTCAAAGAAGATAACATCATCACTACCATTGGTAAAGACTTCTATCAACAAGGTGCTTCTTCACTATTTCATGGCCCTGCATTCCAAAAAATCACCAGAGTCATAAACATTAATCCTGAAAAAATTACAACCGAATGCTTCTGGGCAACAATACCTTATGAAGTGCAAGGACAATTCCCCATCAAAGGACATAACCCCTACGCCACTGATTTAAGCACTCAACCTTTATGGGTATGGTTAAGCCATTTCCATCAGGAAGTATGCCTACCTGGACAACTAACCCAATCAGAACAATTTAGAGACATCCCCTGTGACGAACCCTTCTACGTTTCTTGTGAAGTCCTCAATAAAACCGCCACAGGCTTAACCGCCAACTTCATGCTTCACGACACCGAAGGGAAACTCTATTCGCGCATCCTAGCCGCGAAAGCAATTATTGCACCCATGAACCTACATAAACCTAAGTAG
- a CDS encoding polyketide synthase, whose protein sequence is MEKIAIIGLSCLFPDANNPEQFWQNITEQKDSTSSVTVEELGVDPTIFYDPVKGKPEKFYFLKGGFIRNFKFDASEYNLPSEYVESLDNTFKWSLYAAKQAIVNSGYWGNKDVLAKCGVILGTLALPTKLSNQLIAPIYRQTIQPAVAELLHNQDFHLAALPTATKPARQNAMICGLPAALIAKAFSLSASHFCIDAACSSAFYSIKLASHYLQTRKADVMLAGAISCSDPLFLRMFFSGIQGYPENGISSPLDKSSRGLVTSEGIGMVMLKRYSDAVRDGDKILAKVCGNGLSNDGKGKHLLSPNTKGQVLAFERAYQEAQLSPKAIDYMECHATGTLLGDTTELESIETFFGEHQAKLLVGSAKANVGHLLVAAGMVSLAKVIYSMNHSEIPPTINVNDPISSENNVISEKNIVRTQTAWTQKDAAKYAAMSAFGFGGTNSHLILEK, encoded by the coding sequence GTGGAAAAAATCGCCATCATCGGATTATCATGCCTCTTTCCCGATGCTAACAATCCTGAACAATTTTGGCAAAATATCACCGAACAGAAAGATTCGACATCATCTGTAACTGTCGAAGAATTGGGTGTAGATCCCACAATATTTTACGACCCAGTAAAAGGCAAGCCGGAAAAATTTTATTTCCTCAAAGGTGGATTTATTCGCAATTTTAAATTTGATGCTAGTGAATACAATCTGCCATCAGAATATGTGGAAAGCTTAGATAACACCTTCAAATGGTCACTATACGCCGCTAAACAAGCAATTGTAAATAGTGGTTATTGGGGAAATAAAGATGTTCTTGCTAAATGTGGAGTAATTTTAGGAACCCTCGCTTTACCTACAAAGCTTTCTAATCAACTCATTGCCCCGATTTATCGCCAAACTATCCAACCGGCTGTCGCAGAACTTTTACATAATCAAGATTTTCACTTAGCAGCTTTACCCACAGCTACTAAACCAGCTAGACAAAACGCTATGATATGTGGTTTACCAGCCGCGTTAATAGCTAAAGCCTTTTCATTATCAGCTTCTCACTTTTGTATAGATGCGGCTTGTTCTTCGGCTTTCTACTCTATCAAGTTAGCGTCTCACTACCTACAGACACGCAAAGCTGATGTGATGTTAGCTGGTGCTATCAGTTGTTCAGATCCTCTATTTTTGCGGATGTTTTTTTCTGGTATCCAAGGCTATCCAGAAAATGGTATTAGTTCACCTCTAGATAAGTCATCAAGAGGGTTAGTGACATCCGAAGGTATTGGAATGGTAATGTTAAAACGTTACAGTGATGCCGTCAGAGATGGGGATAAAATCCTAGCTAAGGTTTGTGGTAATGGACTTTCTAATGATGGTAAAGGTAAGCATTTACTCAGTCCGAATACTAAAGGGCAAGTTCTAGCTTTTGAACGTGCTTATCAAGAAGCCCAACTTAGCCCCAAAGCTATCGATTATATGGAGTGTCATGCTACTGGTACTTTACTCGGAGATACTACCGAATTGGAATCAATAGAAACCTTTTTTGGAGAACACCAAGCGAAACTGTTGGTGGGTTCAGCTAAAGCAAATGTTGGTCATTTATTAGTAGCTGCGGGTATGGTGAGTTTGGCAAAAGTCATTTACAGCATGAATCATAGTGAAATTCCACCCACAATTAATGTAAATGACCCCATAAGTTCAGAAAATAATGTGATTTCTGAGAAGAATATTGTCCGTACTCAGACAGCATGGACTCAAAAGGATGCAGCTAAATATGCTGCTATGAGTGCTTTTGGTTTTGGTGGTACAAACTCCCATCTGATTTTAGAAAAATAA